The Elaeis guineensis isolate ETL-2024a chromosome 14, EG11, whole genome shotgun sequence genome has a segment encoding these proteins:
- the LOC140853769 gene encoding agamous-like MADS-box protein AGL80 has product MARKKVNLAWIANNSTRRATLKKRSKGLVKKVSELSTLCDVKACLVVYEPQESLPVVWPSVHEAARLVARFRSMPEMEQSKKMMNQEGFLQQRVVKLQDQLRKNQRENREIQTTLLMYEGLAGRSLHNVGMEEVASLAWMLEMRMKMVQQRIEMLTAQMTEPSSHMASQSTEASRQAVPPVAPLVQGPMPVMKEKTAMEAAMEALQTPNWFGDVMDPNGNMMHEMVQPYVDNTNPWLHPYYFPFN; this is encoded by the exons ATGGCTAGGAAGAAGGTGAATCTGGCATGGATCGCGAATAACTCCACCCGGAGGGCGACCTTGAAGAAGAGGAGCAAGGGGTTGGTGAAGAAGGTGAGCGAGCTCTCCACGCTCTGCGACGTAAAAGCTTGCCTCGTGGTCTACGAGCCCCAGGAGTCGCTTCCGGTCGTGTGGCCCTCCGTCCACGAGGCGGCGCGACTCGTGGCCCGCTTCCGGAGCATGCCGGAGATGGAGCAGTCCAAGAAGATGATGAACCAGGAAGGATTCCTCCAGCAGCGCGTGGTGAAGCTGCAGGACCAGCTGCGGAAGAATCAGCGCGAGAATCGCGAGATCCAGACGACGCTGCTCATGTACGAAGGCCTCGCCGGCCGGAGCCTCCACAACGTCGGCATGGAGGAGGTGGCGAGCCTCGCATGGATGCTGGAGATGAGGATGAAGATGGTGCAGCAGCGGATCGAGATGCTCACGGCGCAGATGACCGAGCCGTCGAGCCAC ATGGCCTCGCAGAGCACCGAGGCGTCGAGGCAAGCGGTGCCACCGGTGGCGCCGCTGGTGCAGGGACCGATGCCGGTGATGAAAGAGAAGACGGCGATGGAGGCGGCGATGGAGGCGCTCCAGACGCCGAACTGGTTCGGGGACGTGATGGATCCTAACGGCAACATGATGCACGAGATGGTGCAGCCCTACGTAGACAATACCAACCCATGGCTTCACCCCTACTACTTCCCCTTTAACTGA